One genomic segment of Terrihabitans soli includes these proteins:
- the frc gene encoding formyl-CoA transferase, with translation MTKPLEGIKIIDFTHVQAGPACTQLLAWFGADVIKVERPGAGDVTRSQLRHVEGADALYFTMLNSNKRSLTLDTKTQEGKDVLTKLIKESDVMVENFGPGALDRMGFSWDNIQKINPGMILASVKGFSDGHHYEDLKVYENVAQCAGGAASTTGFWDGPPTVSAAALGDSNTGMHLAIGILTALHHKNKTGKGQKVAVSMQDSVLNLCRVKLRDQQRLDAIGYLEEYPQYPHGSFSDVVPRGGNAGGGGQPGWVLKCKGWETDPNAYIYFTIQGHAWAPICKALGKEEWIEDAAYNTPRARQDKIFDIFKTIEDWLADKTKFEAVDILRKFDIPCSPVLSMKEIAEDKSLRESGTVVEVDHPQIGKYLTVGSPIKFSNYKPEIVASPLLGQHTNEVLAGLGYSQEDITKLHDLKAV, from the coding sequence ATGACAAAGCCGCTTGAAGGGATCAAAATCATCGACTTCACGCACGTCCAGGCCGGTCCGGCCTGCACGCAGCTTCTCGCCTGGTTCGGCGCCGACGTTATCAAGGTCGAGCGTCCGGGTGCCGGCGACGTGACGCGCTCGCAGCTGCGCCACGTGGAAGGCGCGGACGCGCTCTACTTCACCATGCTGAATTCGAACAAGCGTTCGCTGACGCTCGACACGAAGACGCAGGAAGGTAAGGACGTCCTCACCAAGCTCATCAAGGAATCGGACGTCATGGTCGAGAACTTCGGCCCCGGCGCTCTCGACCGCATGGGCTTCTCCTGGGACAACATCCAGAAGATCAATCCGGGCATGATCCTCGCTTCGGTGAAGGGCTTCTCGGACGGCCATCACTACGAAGATCTGAAGGTTTACGAGAACGTCGCGCAGTGCGCCGGCGGCGCTGCGTCGACCACCGGTTTCTGGGACGGCCCGCCGACCGTGTCGGCTGCCGCGCTCGGCGACTCGAACACCGGTATGCACCTTGCGATCGGCATCCTCACGGCGCTGCATCACAAGAACAAGACCGGCAAGGGCCAGAAGGTCGCCGTGTCCATGCAGGACTCGGTGCTCAATCTCTGCCGCGTCAAGCTGCGCGACCAGCAGCGTCTGGATGCCATCGGCTATCTCGAAGAGTATCCGCAGTATCCGCACGGCTCGTTCTCGGACGTCGTTCCGCGCGGCGGCAATGCCGGCGGCGGCGGTCAGCCGGGCTGGGTTCTGAAGTGCAAGGGCTGGGAAACCGACCCGAACGCCTACATCTACTTCACCATCCAGGGTCATGCCTGGGCGCCGATCTGCAAAGCTCTCGGCAAGGAAGAGTGGATCGAGGACGCGGCCTACAACACGCCGCGCGCCCGTCAGGACAAGATTTTCGATATCTTCAAGACGATCGAAGACTGGCTCGCCGACAAGACCAAGTTCGAAGCGGTCGACATTCTGCGCAAATTCGACATCCCGTGCTCGCCGGTTCTGTCGATGAAGGAAATCGCCGAAGACAAGTCGCTGCGTGAAAGCGGCACCGTTGTCGAAGTCGACCATCCGCAGATCGGCAAGTATCTGACGGTCGGCTCGCCGATCAAGTTCTCGAACTACAAACCGGAAATCGTGGCTTCGCCGCTCCTCGGCCAGCACACGAACGAAGTGCTTGCGGGTCTCGGCTACAGCCAGGAAGACATCACCAAGCTGCACGACCTCAAGGCCGTCTGA
- a CDS encoding fumarylacetoacetate hydrolase family protein, whose protein sequence is MAHWVRFDHGGKTAIGTLKDGAIAVHSGSLFDNPKPTGETLKLSDVKLRSPCEPTKIIAMWNNFHALAAKLNVAEPAEPLFLLKSISSITDPGAVVKKPKNYDGPVVFEGELGIVIGKKATNVSEADAASHIFGYTVVNDITAAAIIQKDPTFPQWARAKGCDGFGPFGPVIATDVKPETLTVKTILNGQERQNYAISDMIFSAAKLVSLLSHDMTLHPGDLIECGTSVGVGSMKEPVNQVSIIIDGIGQLDNTVEL, encoded by the coding sequence ATGGCGCACTGGGTCCGTTTTGACCATGGCGGCAAGACCGCCATCGGCACGCTGAAGGATGGCGCAATCGCCGTTCATTCCGGCTCGCTGTTCGATAATCCTAAGCCGACGGGAGAGACGCTCAAGCTCTCCGATGTGAAGCTGCGCTCGCCCTGCGAGCCGACGAAAATCATCGCGATGTGGAACAATTTTCATGCGCTTGCCGCAAAGCTCAACGTGGCGGAACCCGCCGAGCCGCTGTTCCTTCTGAAATCGATCTCCTCGATCACCGATCCCGGTGCGGTCGTGAAGAAGCCGAAGAACTATGACGGCCCCGTCGTGTTCGAAGGCGAGCTCGGCATCGTCATCGGCAAGAAGGCGACGAATGTGTCTGAGGCCGACGCCGCCTCGCACATTTTCGGCTACACCGTCGTCAACGACATTACCGCCGCCGCCATCATCCAGAAGGACCCGACTTTCCCTCAGTGGGCGCGCGCCAAAGGCTGCGACGGCTTCGGGCCGTTCGGCCCGGTCATCGCCACCGATGTGAAGCCGGAAACGCTGACGGTGAAGACGATCCTGAACGGTCAGGAGCGTCAGAACTATGCGATCTCCGACATGATCTTCTCGGCAGCAAAGCTCGTCTCGCTGCTCTCGCACGACATGACGCTTCATCCGGGCGATCTGATCGAATGCGGCACCTCGGTCGGCGTAGGCTCGATGAAGGAGCCCGTCAATCAGGTCTCGATCATCATCGACGGCATCGGCCAGCTCGACAACACCGTCGAACTCTGA